From the genome of Thermoflexus hugenholtzii, one region includes:
- a CDS encoding sulfite exporter TauE/SafE family protein, whose translation MWDVPIVWIAAFIAGAMNAIAGGGTLVSFPTLVWLGRPPVLANATNTVALLPGSIAGAFGFRRELPKLRRWLLILFWPSLVGGFLGSYVLLHTPERLFRGIIPYLLLFATILLMVGPRLQRWVPRPAGPISPWRWAALAFFQLLVGFYGGYFGAGIGILMLAALELMGLEDIHQMNALKNVLAFTINGIAALYFIQSHAVLWGDALWMAVGAMAGGYASSTIAQRVDRSWVRRTVVAIGFLVAFRSFFH comes from the coding sequence ATGTGGGATGTGCCCATCGTCTGGATCGCGGCCTTCATCGCCGGGGCGATGAACGCCATCGCCGGCGGGGGGACGCTGGTGTCCTTCCCCACCCTGGTGTGGCTGGGCCGTCCGCCGGTCCTGGCCAACGCCACCAACACCGTGGCCTTGCTGCCCGGCTCCATCGCCGGGGCCTTCGGCTTCCGGCGGGAGCTTCCGAAGCTCCGCCGCTGGCTCCTGATCCTGTTCTGGCCCTCCCTGGTGGGCGGCTTCCTGGGCTCGTATGTCCTGCTCCATACCCCGGAGCGCCTCTTCCGTGGCATCATCCCGTATCTGTTGCTGTTCGCCACCATCCTCCTGATGGTCGGCCCCCGGTTGCAGCGCTGGGTCCCCCGCCCCGCCGGACCGATCTCTCCGTGGCGGTGGGCGGCTCTGGCGTTCTTCCAGCTCCTGGTGGGCTTTTACGGCGGCTATTTCGGGGCGGGCATCGGCATCCTGATGCTGGCCGCGCTGGAGCTGATGGGCCTGGAGGACATCCATCAGATGAACGCCCTCAAAAACGTGCTGGCCTTCACCATCAACGGCATCGCGGCCCTGTATTTCATCCAATCCCACGCCGTGCTCTGGGGGGACGCGCTGTGGATGGCCGTGGGGGCGATGGCCGGCGGATACGCCTCCTCCACCATTGCCCAGCGCGTGGATCGGAGCTGGGTGCGCCGCACGGTGGTCGCGATCGGCTTCCTCGTGGCCTTCCGCTCCTTCTTCCATTGA
- a CDS encoding SDR family oxidoreductase, which produces MKVRGKVIVVTGGGSGIGRELVLGLLARGARVAVVDIREPALRETAAQAGAPLDRLPLHVLDITDREAVRRLPEQVIAHHGTVDGLINNAGIIQPFVRVQDLDEEAIERVRRVNFYGTLYMVRAFLPYLLKRPEAHIVNISSMGGFLPVPGQTIYGASKAAVKLPTEGLYTELLGTPVLVTVVFPGAVATDIAAHSGVEIHSPVSAPRSIRALPPREAARIILDGMERDRYRILVGSDAVWMDLLYRVSPKRAAHLIFNRMQSLLEAGSGQ; this is translated from the coding sequence ATGAAGGTTCGCGGTAAGGTCATCGTGGTCACCGGCGGGGGTAGCGGCATCGGCCGGGAGCTGGTGCTGGGCCTCCTGGCTCGGGGCGCCCGCGTCGCTGTGGTGGACATCCGGGAGCCGGCCCTCCGGGAGACGGCCGCCCAGGCCGGAGCGCCTCTCGATCGCCTACCCCTTCACGTCCTGGACATCACCGATCGGGAGGCCGTCCGTCGGCTGCCCGAGCAGGTCATCGCGCACCACGGCACCGTCGACGGCCTCATCAACAACGCCGGGATCATCCAGCCCTTCGTCCGCGTCCAGGATCTGGATGAGGAGGCCATCGAGCGGGTGAGGCGGGTGAACTTCTATGGGACCCTCTACATGGTCCGGGCCTTTTTGCCCTACCTTCTCAAACGTCCCGAGGCCCACATCGTGAACATCTCCAGCATGGGAGGCTTCCTGCCGGTCCCCGGCCAGACCATCTATGGGGCATCCAAGGCAGCGGTCAAGCTGCCGACGGAAGGGCTATACACCGAGCTGCTCGGCACCCCGGTCCTCGTGACGGTGGTCTTCCCAGGGGCCGTGGCCACTGACATCGCCGCCCATTCGGGCGTGGAGATCCATTCCCCGGTGAGCGCCCCGCGTTCCATCCGGGCGCTGCCTCCCCGGGAGGCGGCGCGGATCATCTTGGATGGGATGGAGCGGGACCGCTACCGCATTCTCGTCGGGTCGGACGCGGTGTGGATGGACCTCCTTTATCGGGTCAGTCCGAAACGGGCTGCGCACTTGATCTTCAACCGGATGCAGTCCCTGCTGGAGGCGGGGTCCGGACAATGA
- a CDS encoding sorbosone dehydrogenase family protein, whose translation MRKALPLIGLALLWMGACGRGPASPAPRASPTGISSPAPRPSPTATPLRPSPAPSTPSASPSPSAAFQPRVEVVATGLEVPWALAFAPDGRIFVTERPGRIRVIENGRLRPEPVAVLPVAATGEGGLMGLALDPDFPRNGYLYVMYTYRAGGALRNRISRLTLRGEVAGEERVLLDGIPGAGIHDGGRLAFGPDGKLYATTGDATQRDQAQRLDSLAGKILRLNPDGSVPADNPFPGSYVYSLGHRNPQGLAWHPETQQLYSTEHGPSGEMGLCCRDELNLIRPGANYGWPIVTGIAGDPRFTDPILYSGESTTWAPAGMDFVTGDRLAPWKGHLFFGALRGQHLHHVILGPDGTTVIFHEALFQGVFGRIREVKMGPDGYLYFTTSNRDGRGRPGPEDDRILRIVPGP comes from the coding sequence ATGCGAAAAGCGTTGCCGCTGATAGGACTTGCGCTGCTCTGGATGGGCGCGTGCGGTCGGGGGCCCGCTTCGCCCGCGCCGAGGGCTTCCCCGACCGGGATCTCCTCCCCTGCGCCCCGCCCATCGCCGACGGCGACCCCGCTCCGACCTTCTCCTGCCCCCTCCACGCCCAGCGCCTCCCCCTCTCCGTCGGCGGCCTTCCAGCCCCGGGTGGAGGTGGTGGCGACCGGCCTGGAGGTGCCGTGGGCCCTCGCCTTCGCGCCGGACGGTCGGATCTTCGTCACCGAGCGCCCCGGCCGGATCCGGGTGATCGAGAACGGCCGGCTGCGCCCGGAGCCGGTGGCCGTCCTCCCGGTGGCCGCCACCGGCGAGGGCGGGCTGATGGGCCTGGCCCTGGATCCGGACTTCCCCCGCAACGGCTATCTCTACGTGATGTATACCTATCGGGCCGGGGGCGCCCTGCGCAACCGGATCTCCCGGCTCACCCTGCGGGGGGAGGTTGCAGGGGAGGAGCGCGTCCTCCTGGACGGCATCCCGGGAGCCGGGATCCACGACGGCGGCCGCCTCGCTTTCGGCCCGGATGGCAAGCTCTACGCCACCACAGGGGACGCGACCCAGCGCGATCAAGCCCAGCGACTGGACAGCCTGGCGGGGAAGATCCTCCGCCTGAACCCGGACGGCTCGGTGCCGGCGGATAACCCCTTCCCGGGCTCCTATGTCTATTCGCTGGGCCACCGCAATCCCCAGGGCCTGGCCTGGCACCCGGAGACCCAACAGCTCTACAGCACGGAGCACGGCCCCAGCGGCGAGATGGGCCTGTGCTGCCGCGATGAGCTCAACCTCATCCGGCCCGGCGCGAACTACGGCTGGCCCATCGTGACCGGCATCGCCGGCGACCCTCGCTTCACGGATCCCATCCTGTATAGCGGGGAAAGCACCACGTGGGCACCCGCCGGGATGGATTTCGTGACCGGGGACCGGCTGGCTCCGTGGAAAGGGCACCTGTTCTTCGGCGCCCTGCGGGGGCAGCATCTCCATCACGTGATCCTGGGGCCGGATGGGACCACGGTGATCTTCCACGAGGCGCTGTTCCAGGGCGTCTTCGGGCGCATCCGCGAGGTGAAGATGGGGCCGGACGGCTATCTCTACTTCACGACCAGCAACCGCGACGGCCGGGGACGCCCGGGTCCTGAGGACGATCGGATCCTGCGCATCGTGCCGGGGCCTTAA
- a CDS encoding ferritin has protein sequence MAMSQALRDAMNDQIRHELYSAYLYLSMAAYFEALHLPGFAHWMRVQAREEVGHAMKFFDHLCDRGERVVLQAIEQPPADFASPQEAFAQALQHERRVTGLIQNLYQIAVRENDPSSLPLLHWFLEEQIEEEKTVEQILEALRRIGEDGAGLVMMDRELARREAE, from the coding sequence ATGGCGATGAGCCAAGCCCTCCGCGATGCGATGAACGATCAGATCCGGCATGAACTCTACTCCGCCTATCTCTATCTTTCCATGGCCGCTTACTTCGAGGCCCTCCATCTACCCGGGTTCGCTCACTGGATGCGGGTCCAGGCCCGTGAGGAAGTGGGCCACGCCATGAAGTTCTTCGATCACCTTTGCGATCGGGGGGAGCGGGTGGTCCTGCAGGCCATTGAGCAGCCTCCGGCCGATTTCGCCTCGCCGCAGGAGGCCTTCGCCCAGGCCCTCCAGCACGAGCGGCGGGTCACCGGTCTGATCCAGAACCTTTACCAGATCGCCGTTCGCGAGAACGATCCCTCCAGCCTGCCCCTGCTCCACTGGTTCCTGGAAGAACAGATCGAGGAAGAGAAGACCGTGGAGCAGATCCTGGAGGCGCTCCGGCGCATCGGCGAGGATGGGGCTGGGCTGGTGATGATGGACCGCGAGCTGGCCCGTCGGGAAGCGGAATAA
- a CDS encoding sigma-70 family RNA polymerase sigma factor: MGESSARAPSMEARIASGDVEAEVIRRAQAGDPEAIGWLYDRYYLPIYRYLRVRVEDQEAAEDLAAEVFVRMIEHLPRYQSRGRPFLAWLYTIARNLLTDYYRSQRWAPLDLPDPERGRGDEGMMERIEARAEQDCLWRALRQLTPEQQEVLFHRFFEGRSVEETAQLMGKQPGAIRALQHRALAALRRRMEEMGCR, from the coding sequence ATGGGGGAATCTTCGGCGCGAGCCCCTTCGATGGAGGCCCGCATCGCCTCCGGGGATGTGGAGGCGGAGGTCATCCGGCGGGCACAGGCGGGCGACCCGGAGGCGATCGGGTGGCTCTACGATCGCTATTACCTGCCCATCTACCGCTACCTGCGGGTCCGGGTGGAGGACCAGGAGGCCGCTGAGGATCTGGCTGCCGAGGTGTTCGTGCGCATGATCGAGCATCTGCCCCGCTACCAGTCCCGCGGGCGCCCCTTCCTCGCCTGGCTCTACACCATCGCCCGCAACCTGCTGACGGACTATTACCGCTCCCAGCGCTGGGCTCCGCTGGATCTTCCGGATCCGGAGCGAGGGCGAGGGGATGAAGGGATGATGGAGCGGATCGAGGCGCGGGCTGAGCAGGACTGCCTGTGGCGGGCCCTCCGGCAGCTGACCCCGGAGCAGCAGGAGGTGCTCTTCCACCGCTTCTTCGAGGGGCGCTCGGTGGAGGAGACCGCCCAGCTGATGGGCAAACAGCCCGGCGCGATCAGGGCCTTGCAGCATCGCGCCCTGGCCGCCCTGCGGCGGCGGATGGAGGAGATGGGATGTCGTTGA
- a CDS encoding cation-translocating P-type ATPase, which yields MIAEVGARASAAFAGLLMLVLLIVVGERLGWFHLLESRIPWPLWASGTLLAGFPAFRDVAWAARRGRVTPHTLMTAGVLATALVGEWSSALVLALFMRIGEEVERLTVEQARRAMRSLLALRPQRARVLRAGEEREVPVEAVQPGEVVVVRPGERIPVDGEVIEGHATVDPSALTGEAMPVEVGPGDRVWAASICQLGSLRVRATSVGADTTFGRILRLVEEAERSRPEVQRLADRVATWYLPVVATVGLLTLVLRRDPLAMAAVFAVACTCAFALATPVAMLAAIGAAARRGLLIKGGRFLEVLARVEVLLIDKTGTVTLGRPQVTDVIPLDGWREEEVLAFAAAAERDSEHPLAEAVRALARERGVQVPAVETFEALPGIGVRAQIGGHTVTVGRIKPDGEDRLQALAARLAAEGKTVVAVRLDGRPIGLLTVQDTLRPEVRDVLQELQRLGIRRIELLTGDRPEAAAAVARSLGIPFRAGLLPEDKIAVVRAYQAQGRVVGMVGDGVNDAPALAQADVGIAMGSGTDVALEAGHIVLLRDDWRLLPEAVRIARSTMDVIRWNFALATVYNGLGALLAALGILPPILAAAAQVVPDVGILLNSARLLRR from the coding sequence GTGATCGCGGAGGTGGGCGCCCGGGCCTCCGCGGCCTTCGCGGGCCTTCTGATGCTGGTCCTCCTCATCGTCGTCGGGGAGCGACTGGGATGGTTCCATCTTCTGGAATCCCGGATCCCGTGGCCCTTGTGGGCCAGCGGGACGCTCCTGGCCGGCTTCCCGGCGTTCCGGGATGTGGCATGGGCGGCCCGCCGGGGGCGGGTGACTCCCCACACCCTGATGACGGCAGGGGTCCTCGCCACCGCTCTTGTGGGGGAGTGGTCGAGCGCCCTCGTGCTGGCGCTTTTCATGCGGATCGGCGAGGAAGTCGAGCGCCTCACGGTGGAGCAGGCCCGCCGCGCCATGCGGTCCCTCCTCGCCCTGCGGCCCCAGCGGGCGCGGGTGCTCCGCGCCGGGGAGGAACGCGAGGTCCCGGTGGAGGCGGTGCAGCCGGGCGAGGTGGTGGTCGTGCGGCCCGGCGAGCGGATCCCGGTGGACGGCGAGGTGATCGAGGGACACGCCACGGTGGACCCGAGCGCCCTCACCGGGGAGGCGATGCCCGTAGAGGTAGGGCCGGGGGATCGGGTTTGGGCCGCCTCGATCTGTCAGCTCGGGAGCCTGCGCGTCCGGGCGACGTCGGTGGGGGCGGATACCACCTTCGGTCGGATCCTGCGCCTCGTGGAGGAGGCGGAGCGGAGCCGGCCCGAAGTCCAACGGCTCGCCGATCGAGTGGCGACATGGTATCTGCCGGTGGTGGCAACGGTTGGGCTCCTCACGCTGGTGCTGCGGCGCGATCCGCTGGCCATGGCCGCGGTGTTCGCGGTGGCCTGCACGTGCGCCTTCGCCCTCGCCACCCCGGTGGCGATGCTCGCGGCCATCGGCGCCGCCGCCCGCCGGGGCCTCCTCATCAAGGGCGGTCGCTTCCTTGAAGTCCTCGCCCGGGTGGAGGTGCTCCTGATCGACAAGACGGGGACGGTGACCCTCGGCCGCCCGCAGGTGACCGACGTGATCCCCCTCGACGGGTGGCGGGAGGAGGAGGTGCTGGCCTTCGCCGCCGCGGCCGAGCGGGACTCCGAGCACCCGCTGGCCGAGGCCGTGCGCGCCCTCGCCCGGGAGCGGGGCGTCCAGGTTCCGGCGGTCGAAACCTTCGAGGCCCTGCCGGGGATCGGCGTGCGGGCGCAGATCGGCGGCCACACGGTGACGGTGGGCCGGATCAAGCCGGACGGAGAGGACCGCCTCCAGGCCCTCGCCGCCCGCCTGGCGGCCGAGGGGAAGACCGTGGTCGCCGTCCGGCTCGACGGCCGGCCGATTGGGCTTCTCACCGTGCAGGACACCCTCCGTCCGGAGGTGCGCGACGTCCTCCAGGAACTCCAGCGGCTGGGGATCCGGCGGATCGAACTCCTGACCGGGGACCGCCCGGAGGCGGCGGCGGCCGTGGCGAGGTCCCTCGGCATCCCCTTCCGGGCCGGGCTCCTCCCGGAGGACAAGATCGCAGTGGTCCGGGCCTACCAGGCCCAGGGGCGGGTCGTGGGGATGGTGGGGGACGGCGTCAACGACGCCCCGGCCCTGGCCCAGGCCGACGTGGGGATCGCCATGGGGAGCGGCACGGATGTGGCCCTGGAGGCCGGTCACATCGTCCTGCTGCGGGACGACTGGCGGCTCCTGCCCGAGGCGGTCCGGATCGCCCGGTCCACCATGGATGTCATCCGGTGGAACTTCGCCCTCGCCACGGTCTACAACGGGCTCGGGGCGCTGCTGGCCGCCCTGGGGATCCTCCCGCCGATCCTCGCGGCGGCGGCCCAGGTGGTGCCGGACGTGGGCATCCTCCTGAACAGCGCCCGCCTGCTGCGGCGCTGA
- a CDS encoding sugar-binding transcriptional regulator has protein sequence MAQIASWYYEEGLDQGAIARRLGCSRSMVSRYLKEARARGLVEIRIRHPLKTDPRLEEALRAAFSLREAWVLGNPPADDRLRLRRLGELGARALQRRLRPGIRIGVSWGTAVYEVVRAMPEIPLKGAQVIQIIGALGAGDPMIDGPELARWLAEKLEAPVRHLHAPLLVESEAVAQALRHERTIAETLALARKVHVALIGIGSVDPRLSSLRRAGYLTEAELEALRAAGAVGDVLARALDAEGNPLDHPLNRRVIGLELEALRRIPTVIAVAGGVAKAPAIRAALRGGYVDVLVTDAEAAAAVLAMEGALAYA, from the coding sequence TTGGCCCAGATTGCGTCCTGGTATTACGAGGAGGGGCTGGATCAGGGGGCGATCGCCCGGCGGCTGGGGTGCTCGCGTTCCATGGTCTCGCGTTACCTCAAGGAGGCCCGGGCCCGGGGCCTGGTGGAGATCCGGATCCGGCATCCCCTGAAGACCGATCCCCGGCTGGAGGAAGCGCTGCGCGCGGCCTTCTCCCTGCGGGAGGCCTGGGTGCTGGGCAACCCTCCTGCGGATGACCGCCTGCGGTTGCGCCGGCTGGGGGAGCTGGGGGCGCGGGCGCTGCAACGCCGGCTGCGCCCGGGGATCCGCATCGGGGTGAGCTGGGGCACGGCCGTCTATGAGGTGGTGCGGGCGATGCCCGAGATCCCGCTGAAGGGCGCCCAGGTGATCCAGATCATCGGCGCCCTGGGCGCCGGCGACCCGATGATCGATGGGCCGGAGCTCGCCCGCTGGCTGGCGGAGAAGCTGGAGGCCCCGGTCCGTCACCTCCACGCCCCCCTGCTGGTGGAAAGCGAAGCGGTGGCCCAGGCCCTGCGGCACGAGCGGACCATCGCCGAGACCCTGGCCCTGGCCCGCAAGGTCCATGTGGCTCTGATCGGGATCGGCTCGGTGGACCCTCGACTCTCCAGCCTGCGGCGGGCAGGTTACCTCACGGAGGCGGAGCTGGAGGCGCTCCGGGCCGCCGGGGCGGTGGGGGATGTGCTGGCCCGGGCGCTGGACGCGGAGGGAAATCCCCTGGATCATCCTCTGAACCGGCGGGTGATCGGCCTGGAGCTCGAGGCGCTGCGCCGGATCCCCACGGTGATCGCCGTGGCCGGGGGCGTGGCCAAGGCCCCGGCGATCCGGGCCGCGCTGCGCGGCGGCTATGTCGATGTGCTGGTCACCGACGCAGAGGCGGCGGCGGCCGTCCTCGCCATGGAGGGAGCGCTGGCCTATGCGTGA
- the pdhA gene encoding pyruvate dehydrogenase (acetyl-transferring) E1 component subunit alpha: protein MREAPTTSLLDATLDLPRERLIDWLYQMLLIRAFEETVEQLYAAGKMHGTMHLYIGQEAVAVGAIAALRPDDYITSTHRGHGHAIAKGQDLRAMLAELLGKETGVCRGRGGSMHLADLERGNLGANGIVAGGIPIAVGAGLSIRMQGQDRVVLCFFGDGAANHGNFHEGLNMAAIWRLPVVFLCENNQYAMSMAVRRAMAVPRVADRAVAYGIPGETVDGMDVVAVYRAVRAAVERARRGEGPTLIEAITYRYRGHSKSDRQVYRTKDEVQAWMARDPIARLREALIARGWLSEAEAAALEERAREAVAEALRAAEGDPEPDVAQLTEGVYAEDPLFPPRWIRQAFGSEVPVEPPAGTRELSYAEALREAMAQAMAADERVFLMGEDIGVYGGAFGVTQGLIERFGPERVRDTPISENTIVGAGVGAALTGMRPIVEMQFMDFVTLAMEQTVLQAAKVRYMFGGKARVPLVLRLPGGSGTGAAAQHSESLEAWFVHVPGLKVVAPATPYDAKGLLLAALADDNPVIFVEHKLLYRTRGPVPEEPYLVPLGKAAVRRPGRHLTIVAYSIAVLRALEAAERLAAEGIEAEVIDLRTLKPYDAETVIASVKKTGKLLIVHEAPLLGGFGGELAAAVAQSEAFAYLEAPIVRLGGADVPIPYHPRLERAAVPQVEDIVEAARRLARLEI from the coding sequence ATGCGTGAAGCGCCGACGACGTCTCTTCTCGACGCGACGCTCGATCTCCCCCGGGAGCGCCTGATCGATTGGCTCTACCAGATGCTCCTCATCCGAGCCTTCGAGGAGACGGTGGAGCAGCTCTACGCGGCCGGCAAGATGCACGGCACCATGCATCTTTACATCGGCCAGGAGGCGGTGGCGGTGGGGGCCATCGCCGCCCTGCGCCCCGATGACTACATCACCTCGACCCATCGTGGCCACGGCCATGCCATCGCCAAAGGGCAGGACCTGCGGGCGATGCTGGCGGAGCTGTTGGGGAAAGAGACGGGGGTGTGCCGCGGCCGCGGCGGCTCGATGCACCTGGCCGATCTCGAGCGGGGCAATCTGGGGGCCAACGGCATCGTGGCCGGGGGGATCCCCATCGCGGTGGGGGCGGGGCTCAGCATCCGCATGCAGGGGCAGGACCGGGTGGTGCTGTGCTTCTTCGGCGATGGGGCGGCCAACCACGGCAACTTCCACGAGGGCCTGAACATGGCCGCCATCTGGCGGCTCCCTGTGGTCTTCCTTTGCGAGAATAACCAATACGCCATGTCTATGGCGGTCCGACGGGCCATGGCCGTGCCCCGGGTGGCCGATCGGGCGGTGGCCTACGGAATCCCCGGGGAGACCGTGGACGGCATGGATGTGGTGGCGGTGTATCGGGCGGTCCGGGCGGCGGTGGAGCGGGCCCGGCGCGGGGAGGGCCCCACGCTGATCGAGGCGATCACGTATCGCTACAGGGGGCATTCCAAAAGCGATCGCCAGGTGTATCGCACGAAGGACGAGGTGCAGGCCTGGATGGCTCGTGATCCCATCGCCCGGCTCCGCGAGGCGCTGATCGCCCGGGGGTGGCTCTCGGAGGCGGAGGCGGCGGCGCTGGAGGAGCGGGCCCGGGAGGCCGTGGCGGAGGCCCTCCGGGCCGCCGAAGGAGATCCGGAGCCCGACGTGGCGCAGTTGACCGAAGGCGTCTACGCCGAGGACCCGCTCTTCCCTCCTCGCTGGATCCGGCAGGCCTTCGGCTCCGAGGTCCCGGTGGAGCCGCCGGCGGGAACGCGGGAGCTCTCTTACGCGGAGGCCCTGCGGGAGGCGATGGCCCAGGCCATGGCCGCCGACGAACGGGTCTTCCTGATGGGCGAGGACATCGGGGTCTACGGCGGGGCCTTCGGGGTCACCCAGGGGCTGATCGAGCGGTTCGGGCCGGAGCGGGTGCGGGACACGCCGATCTCGGAGAACACCATCGTGGGGGCCGGCGTCGGGGCGGCCCTCACCGGGATGCGCCCCATCGTGGAGATGCAGTTTATGGACTTCGTGACCCTGGCCATGGAGCAGACCGTCCTCCAGGCCGCCAAGGTCCGCTACATGTTCGGGGGGAAGGCCCGGGTTCCGCTGGTGCTGCGGCTCCCCGGAGGCTCCGGCACGGGGGCGGCGGCCCAGCACTCGGAGAGCCTGGAGGCGTGGTTCGTGCACGTGCCGGGGTTGAAGGTGGTGGCGCCCGCCACGCCTTATGATGCCAAAGGGCTGCTCCTGGCCGCCCTGGCCGATGACAACCCGGTGATCTTCGTGGAGCACAAGCTCCTTTATCGAACCCGCGGGCCGGTGCCGGAGGAGCCCTATCTCGTCCCCTTGGGGAAGGCGGCTGTGCGGCGGCCGGGGCGCCATCTCACCATCGTCGCTTACTCCATCGCGGTGTTGCGGGCCCTGGAGGCGGCGGAACGGCTGGCGGCGGAAGGGATCGAAGCAGAGGTGATCGATCTGCGCACCCTGAAGCCCTACGATGCCGAGACGGTGATCGCCTCGGTGAAGAAGACGGGGAAGTTGCTGATCGTGCACGAGGCGCCGCTGCTGGGCGGCTTCGGCGGGGAGCTGGCGGCCGCGGTCGCCCAGAGCGAGGCCTTCGCCTATCTGGAGGCCCCCATCGTCCGCCTGGGCGGCGCGGATGTCCCCATCCCCTATCATCCGCGCCTGGAGCGGGCGGCGGTTCCCCAGGTGGAAGATATCGTCGAGGCGGCCCGGCGGCTGGCGCGCCTGGAGATCTGA
- a CDS encoding dihydrolipoamide acetyltransferase family protein: protein MPVPVIMPKFEMAQESGKVLRWLKQEGEAVTKGEAILEVETDKVAMEVEAPASGTLVGIRAGPGEVVPIGQPIAYILLPGEVWEGAPGASPAASPAGAPRATPVAERIAQAHGVDLSAVPGTGPGGRVTKADVEAFLAQRAAEGKVKAAPAARRLARELGVDLQQVKGTGPGGRIQSEDVRRAAEALRAGVSPEALEAPARPAIRRRVPLAGMRRIIAERMSRSVREAPQFTVSIDVEMGRAMAIVEDLAAWAEREGGPRVTLTALLVKACAWALRRHPALNATLEGEEILEWEDVNIGVAVAVPEGLVVPVIPEADRRGVWEIARMLEEKVGRAREGRLRPEDVQGGTFTLSNLGMYGIDRFTAILNPPQAGILAVGRVAKRPVVGEGDEVVVRPVATLTLTADHRVIDGAQAAQFMETLRAVLERPGLLLG from the coding sequence ATGCCAGTCCCGGTGATCATGCCCAAATTCGAGATGGCCCAGGAGAGCGGGAAGGTCCTCCGCTGGCTGAAGCAGGAAGGGGAAGCGGTCACCAAAGGCGAGGCGATCCTGGAGGTGGAGACCGACAAGGTGGCGATGGAGGTGGAGGCGCCGGCCAGCGGAACCCTGGTGGGGATCCGGGCGGGGCCTGGCGAGGTGGTGCCCATCGGCCAGCCCATCGCCTACATCCTCCTGCCCGGGGAGGTCTGGGAGGGCGCGCCGGGCGCATCGCCGGCTGCCTCGCCGGCCGGCGCCCCGCGGGCGACGCCGGTGGCGGAGCGGATCGCCCAGGCCCACGGGGTGGATCTTTCGGCGGTGCCGGGCACCGGCCCGGGAGGACGCGTGACCAAGGCGGATGTGGAGGCGTTTCTGGCTCAGCGCGCGGCGGAGGGGAAGGTGAAGGCGGCCCCGGCGGCGCGGCGGCTGGCTCGGGAGCTCGGGGTGGATCTGCAGCAGGTGAAGGGGACCGGCCCGGGCGGGCGGATCCAATCCGAGGATGTGCGGCGGGCGGCGGAGGCGTTGCGCGCGGGCGTCTCCCCGGAGGCCCTCGAAGCCCCGGCCCGCCCGGCGATCCGCCGTCGGGTGCCGCTGGCCGGGATGCGGCGGATCATCGCGGAGCGGATGAGCCGGAGCGTCCGAGAGGCGCCGCAATTCACGGTCAGCATCGATGTGGAGATGGGCCGGGCGATGGCCATCGTCGAGGATCTCGCCGCCTGGGCGGAGCGGGAGGGAGGGCCCCGGGTGACCCTCACGGCGCTGCTGGTGAAGGCCTGCGCCTGGGCCCTGCGGCGGCATCCGGCCCTCAACGCGACGCTGGAGGGCGAGGAGATCCTGGAATGGGAGGATGTGAACATCGGGGTGGCGGTGGCCGTTCCCGAGGGCCTGGTGGTGCCGGTGATCCCCGAGGCGGACCGGCGCGGGGTGTGGGAGATCGCCCGCATGCTGGAGGAGAAAGTCGGACGGGCGCGGGAGGGGCGGCTACGGCCGGAGGATGTGCAGGGAGGGACTTTCACCCTATCGAACCTGGGGATGTATGGGATCGATCGCTTCACGGCGATCCTGAACCCGCCTCAGGCGGGCATCCTGGCGGTGGGACGGGTGGCCAAGCGGCCGGTGGTCGGGGAAGGAGATGAGGTCGTGGTGCGCCCGGTGGCAACCCTCACCCTGACGGCGGACCACCGGGTGATCGACGGCGCGCAGGCGGCTCAGTTCATGGAGACCCTCCGGGCAGTCCTGGAGCGGCCAGGGCTGCTGCTGGGGTGA
- a CDS encoding PTS sugar transporter subunit IIA: MLLTPQRVLLRVSAASAEEVIRRLAALLEAEGVVRPSFVEAVLERERTHPTGLPLAGDLHAAIPHADVTHVIAPALAVATLACPVSFRNMVNPDEIVPVSIVILMALDEPHSQIEMLQRLAAFFQDPERVRKVYEARTAEDLIQALDILA, translated from the coding sequence ATGCTTCTAACGCCACAGCGGGTCTTATTGCGTGTGTCGGCGGCTTCGGCGGAGGAGGTGATCCGCCGGCTGGCGGCCCTTCTGGAGGCGGAAGGAGTGGTCCGCCCTTCCTTCGTGGAAGCAGTTCTGGAGCGGGAGCGGACCCATCCCACGGGGCTTCCGCTGGCGGGGGACCTGCATGCGGCGATCCCTCACGCGGATGTGACGCATGTGATCGCGCCGGCCCTGGCCGTTGCAACCCTTGCCTGTCCGGTGAGTTTCCGGAATATGGTGAATCCCGATGAGATCGTGCCGGTCTCTATTGTTATTTTGATGGCCCTGGATGAGCCGCATTCTCAGATTGAGATGCTGCAGCGTCTGGCAGCTTTTTTTCAAGACCCCGAGCGTGTACGCAAGGTCTACGAAGCTCGAACAGCTGAGGATCTGATTCAGGCGCTTGACATCCTCGCTTAA